In Haliscomenobacter hydrossis DSM 1100, the DNA window CTGGAATCAAATGCAAGGCGGTAGCAATGTTCACAAATGCCTGGGTAATCATCAAAATGCCCAAACCCAGTGCGACCATGGCGCCAAATGCTTTGGAACTCTTGGTCACCAGGCGGGTTATCCGGAAAAAAAGCACGATGTACATCGAAATCACGATGGTACCACCAATGATCCCGTATTCCTCACAGAGGATGGCATAAATAAAGTCAGAATAAGGGGATGGCAAATAGTTGCGCTGGATGCTATTGCCCGGGCCCACGCCAAACCATTCCCCATTGGCGATGGCTATTTTGGCTTGTTGTACCTGGTAGCCACCATCAGGATTCGTGACAAAATCGCGAATCCGCTCTGACCAGGTATCTACCCGGAAGAAGCCAGGAAAGGCTTCAGCGGTAAAGATCAGGAGCGCAAATACCATCAAACCGAGGATCAGCAGCGCCAGGATAAACCGTACGTCTACCCGACCTACAAACATCATCATCAAGCAGGTAAAAAACAGCAATACCCCGGTAGAAAGGTCCGCCGGTGCAATCAAGCCACACACAATCAGTACGGGTACGATGATGGGAATAAATGCCGATTTCCAGTCCTTGATGTAATCCTGTTTGGCCGAAATTGACCGCGCCACATAGATCACTAGCGCAAGTTTGGCAAAATCAGAGGTTTGGAAGGTCAATCCTGTAAATGGAATTTGAATCCAACGCCGGGCATCGTTGATGTTTGCCCCAAAAAACAGGGTATAAAACAAGAGCGGCAAGGCAATGAAAAACAAATACGGTGCCGCCCGGTGAAAGCGCATGTAGTTGAATGTATGGCAGAAATAGGTGATCAGCAAGCCCCCGATGATGAACACGGTTTGCCGGATCAGAAATATTTCAGTGTTGCCTCCTACTTTTTGGTAAGCCAGGGTTCCGGTGGAGCTGTACACCACCAAAAGCGAGAATACTGCCAAAATCGACAGCACCGCCCAAATGGAACGATCTCCCTGTAATTCAGAACTGATTCTCGCAAATACGCTCATAGTAGTGAAAAATTAAAAGTGAACAGTGAAAAGCGAATCGTGAATAAAGAGCGATCGTTTTTCACTTTTCGCTTTTCACTTTTCACTTAACTTCAAGACTGCGGCTTTAAACTGCTCGCCCCGGTCTTCGTAATTGTTAAACAAG includes these proteins:
- a CDS encoding FtsW/RodA/SpoVE family cell cycle protein; amino-acid sequence: MSVFARISSELQGDRSIWAVLSILAVFSLLVVYSSTGTLAYQKVGGNTEIFLIRQTVFIIGGLLITYFCHTFNYMRFHRAAPYLFFIALPLLFYTLFFGANINDARRWIQIPFTGLTFQTSDFAKLALVIYVARSISAKQDYIKDWKSAFIPIIVPVLIVCGLIAPADLSTGVLLFFTCLMMMFVGRVDVRFILALLILGLMVFALLIFTAEAFPGFFRVDTWSERIRDFVTNPDGGYQVQQAKIAIANGEWFGVGPGNSIQRNYLPSPYSDFIYAILCEEYGIIGGTIVISMYIVLFFRITRLVTKSSKAFGAMVALGLGILMITQAFVNIATALHLIPVAGVTLPMVSRGGTSTLFTCVSFGIILSVSRFVELNDGD